A genomic window from Winogradskyella sp. J14-2 includes:
- a CDS encoding T9SS type A sorting domain-containing protein, with protein sequence MKKIYPTYYFLLFSIISFSQTFDWESATDTGNGISQTVSGITATFTSSYSSDDSKLINGNGFAGSSGNVVYTYQTDSGESATVSFSSPVDITSVYALAPYTFSGTRTYTFTPSGGSNSSVNQDLTYGMGSTVTLNWTNVSSFTITSSIGDDSFGLDDIVFTTPTLSINDFNDENTTIYPIPSSDFIYIQEALDIKSYSIYNNLGVKIMSATISSDHSIDIQNLNNGIYFLMFDNGKTSKFIKA encoded by the coding sequence CATTATATCTTTTTCTCAAACTTTCGATTGGGAAAGCGCTACTGATACTGGTAACGGAATAAGCCAAACTGTCTCAGGTATCACTGCAACATTTACCTCATCCTACTCTTCTGATGACTCAAAACTTATTAATGGTAATGGCTTTGCAGGCTCATCTGGAAATGTGGTGTATACCTACCAAACCGATTCTGGTGAATCAGCCACAGTTTCTTTTAGCTCTCCAGTTGATATAACTTCGGTGTACGCACTGGCTCCATATACATTTTCTGGAACTCGCACCTATACTTTTACTCCATCAGGCGGCAGCAACTCTAGTGTTAACCAAGACCTCACATATGGCATGGGATCTACCGTAACTCTAAATTGGACCAATGTTAGTTCTTTTACTATAACCAGTAGCATAGGTGACGATTCATTTGGTCTAGATGACATTGTCTTTACAACACCCACATTAAGTATTAATGATTTCAATGATGAAAATACAACCATTTATCCTATACCATCTTCTGACTTTATTTATATTCAAGAAGCATTAGATATTAAAAGTTATAGTATATATAATAATCTGGGTGTTAAAATTATGAGTGCAACTATATCTAGTGACCATAGCATAGATATTCAAAATTTAAACAACGGAATATACTTTTTAATGTTCGATAACGGTAAAACATCAAAATTTATAAAAGCATAA